The DNA region TGACTGAACCGACCCTCCCGATGTTCCGGAAGTGGCCGCGGTACGTGAGGACGAGGGCCCCGAAGCGCGCCGCCGTGGCGGCGATCCAGATGTCATTCGTGGGAATCGGCGTGCCTGCTCGGCGTAGATCGACCACGATCTCGGCGTAGTGGCGGCTGACGTCCCCGTCGACAGGAAGCTCTTCAACCACGGGGTTCGCGAGGAACTCTCTGAGGCTCGACTCGTTCTCCTCGGCCTGACTACCGAGAAGAAAGCCGGTGCGCAACTCGCCGAGCGTCATGACCGGCACGCCGAGCCACTCGGCACGGTCCAGGATCTCGATGACCCGGTCGTCCCCTCTTTGGAAGTGACTGTAAGCGGACGTGTCGAGACAGTAGCGGCTCATCTCCAGAGCTCGGGATCGACTTCCTCGAAGGAGGCGACGGCACGCTGGAACTCTCGGAATTCGTCCTCGCTCCACCTCCCCGCGACGCGCGCCAAGCCATTGGAGCGGGGCTCTCCCACACCGAGTCCCTGGCTCAATAGCTCGATCACGGTTTGGTTGAGGGACTCGCCCCTGCGGCGCTTCTCGCGCTTCAACGCCTCCGCGACGTCGGGCGGCAGGTTTCTGATGGTGAGGTGTTTCACGACTCCTCCAAGGTGCGTTCATATAGTTCATTCTATGAACGCGCATCAGAGCTGTCAACTAGCTGCCTCACCGCAGGACTACTCGACGCCCCACGTCGCCGTCGCCAATGTCATTGTGGGCCCTGGGCGCGATGCGCCTCGGCCATTGACGTGCTTGGGGCGGACAGGTAGCGTCGCCGACGGAGGACAGTCCATGCGCAAGACCACCAAGAAATCGTCAGCGGCTCCGGCTCACCCCTCACGCCGCGCCTTCGTGAAGAGTGCCGTGCTCGGGGCGGGGGCCACCGCCGCGCTGGGCACCACCGGCGTCGGGATTGGCGCCCAGGAGACCGACGCGGAGCCGATTACCATTCCCCCCGAGTTCGAGGCGGCCAAGAAGGCCAGCTTGCCGAACATCGACTTCCCGATGACCGGCGCGCAAGTGTTTGCTCGCGCGTGCCACGAGGAGGGGGTCAAGGCGCTTTTTTGCTGCCCCGGCAACTACCCTGTGGTCCATGCGATTGCCGACACGGGCATACCGACGTACGGCGGGCGCCATGAGGGAGCGATGTGCCATGCCGCCGACGCGTTTTGCCGGGCGACGGGCGAGGTCGCGGCCACCTCGGGGACCGAGGGGCCCGGGTTCACCAACATGATCTGCGCGATCGCCACCGCCAACGCGGCTCGGTCGCCCATCCTCGTGCTCGCCAGCAACAAGTCGGTGTTCGCGGAGGACTCGGAGCAGGGTATCCAGGACGCCTACCAGCAGCCCACCACCGAGGGCCTGCGTAAGTACGGCAAGCGGATGATTACGCCCGCTCGGGTCTGGGAATACGCGGGCTATGCGTTTCGGCAGCTCAAGAGCGGCGTGCCGAAGCCGGTCCACCTCGATTTCCCGTCGGAGGTGGCGCGCGCCAGGTTCGACGACGCCAGCGAGCTGGAGTATTTCTTCGAGAATACCAAGTATCGAACGGAGACGAAGCCGCATCCGGATCCCGCAGCGATCGATGCGGCGGCGGAAATGCTGCGGTCGGCCGAGCGGCCGATGATCGTGTCGAGCAACGGTGTCTTCTACGGTCGGGCGTGGGACGCGCTGCGCGAGCTCGCCGAGAAGGCTCACATTCCGGTCGTCGAGTCTGGAGCGACCAAGGGCCAGTTCCCGGCCGATCACGAGCTGTCCGCGTGTGCGGCTCCGGGGGCTCTCAGGAGCGCAGACGTCGTCTTGCTGGTCGGGCAGTACTGCATGCCGACGCTGGGAGAGTTCGCGTTCGGTCCCGATACCCGATACATCCGGATCGATCCGGCGGCCGAGGACATCGGGCGCAATCTTCCCATCGACCTCGGGATCGTGAGTGACGAGAAGGCTGCCCTCGAGGCGTTGACGGCGGCGGTGCCGCGACAGCGTCGGGCCGAGTGGGTGGGAGAGATCGCCGCCGCGCGCCAGGCATTCGAGACGGAGAACGAGGAGTACTACCAGACCGGGCTGGGCTACACCGATGCGGTGCACCCCGCCGTGATCGGCAAGGAGTTGGCCGACTTCATCCACCGTGGCGACCTGCCGAAGGATCGCACGACCATCATGCAGGGCGGCTATGGCATCGCCCGCTACACGCGTCGCTACCTGCGCGCCTATCGGCCGGGACAGATCATCAACGGAGCGTATCAGTACGGTGCGATCGGGCCCGATGTCGGCTACGCCGTCGGCGTGGCCGCCGCGGTGCGCGATGGAGTCGGCGCGCAGGCTGGTTATGAGGGGCATCCCGTGATCGCCATCACAGGCGATGCCGGGTTCGGCTTCACCGGCATGGAGGTGGAGACCCTGTCGAAGCATCGGCTGCCGGTGGTCATCATCGTGTACAACAACAACGCCTGGGGGACGTGGCAGGGTCAACAGAACAACCAGATCGGGCTACCGGTCCATCTGTTCCAGGAGAACGTCCGTTACGACAAGATGGCAGAGGCGTTGGGCGGTCACGGCGAGTATGTGACCACCCCGGGGGAGTTCACGCCGGCGCTCGAGCGCGCCTATCAAGTAGCCCGAGACGAGAGTCGGCCGGCCGTGATCAACGTCCAGGCGCGGAAGGAATTCTGGCTGCGCTCGCAGCCGCCCGGCTTCCTCGGCAAGATCGAACCGGGCGTCATGTCCTACTACCACTAGCGGCGTCGTTCGTAAGAGCGTGGGCGCACGAGATCGAGGCGAGGCGCCGCGGTTGGCAGCGGGAGGCGGTGTGAGCGCGGTCCGTCGATGCCTGAAAGCGTACGCCGATCGCGGTGTCTTTCGCGGATATACGGAACGGCCGGGCCGGTTGGGGCGCATCGTGTTTCGGTTTTCCTGGCTGGCGCGGCATCCGTACGACCTCCAGTACGAGCCCCGAACGGGCACCTTCGTCTTCCTCAACGCGTTGCCCAACGTGGCCGCGCGGACGCCGCTCGCACGGGCGCTCAAGACGTTCGTCAAGGACCGCTCGGCCGACTCGCTGCCCGAGCATCGACGTATCGACCCGGCCCGCGCCAGCGTGTCGGCCTTTGTGCGGCGCGGCGAGATGCGGTTACAGGTGGTCGCCCGGCGCGGGCATCACGCCTACGCGGCGAATCGCGTGGTGAACTTAATGCACGAGGTCTACCTGCACCTTCACAGCTACTACCCGGAGTACCTCTGGGAGAACTACGATGTGTCGCAGGACTGAAACCGGCCAGGAGTCCCGTGGCCGTCCACAGCGGGGACTTGCATGAACGTAGTGAGGCTCGTCTGCCTGATCCTGGTGGCCGTCGGGGTACCCGGAGTGTGTGGTGCGCAGGAACACCCGGCGGAACCCCATAAGCATCCGGCCGGGCAGGCGCTGATCAATCCGGTCGATGCCATACGCGCATCGGTCACCACTGGGCGCCAACTTTACGTCTTCGACTGCCGTCAGTGCCACGGCAACACGGGAAAGGGTGACGGTGACATGTCACACGCCGGTGGCGTGCCCTCCGACTTCACCGACGCGGTGTGGCAGCATGGCGAAACCGACGGTGAGATCTTCCTGGTCATCAAGGACGGCGTGTCGGCTGACATGCAGGGCTACGACGACCAGATCCCCGAAGAGGACATCTGGCACCTCGTCAACTACATCAAGAGCCTGGCGCCGCCGAGGGAGCACTAGCCGCCGAGGGAGCACTAGATGAAGAACAGTTGGGTATTCCGTCGCGCAGTGGCGGCGGGTTTGGCGGCGCTCGTGTGCGTTGCTGCGCCCGCCACGGCGCAATACGGCACGCGCGGCGGAGAATGGCGCAGCTACGGAGGTGACGTGGGCGGCACCAAGTACTCGCCGTTGGACCAGATCGATGCCGACAATTTCAGCCGCCTCGAGCAGGCTTGGAGTTGGACGACAGTCGACGCCATGCTGAGTACCGAACTGGCGGGCGGCGAGTGGACCTCCAGTTCCGTGAACATCTTCGATGCTCTTCAGGAACAGACGCCGGATTTGTGGCGGAGCGACGCGCACCCACTCATCGTGAACCTGAAAGCGACGCCCTTGATGGTGGGAGGCAGGCTCTTCTTCAACACGCCGCTGTCGATCGGCGTGTCCCTGGATGCGAAGACGGGCGAACCACTGTGGGTCTACAATCCGAAGAGCTACGAAGACGGCACTACGTCGATGACGGTGATCTATAATCAGCGCGGCGTGGCCTATTGGACGGACGGGGCGGACGATGAACGGGTCTACTGGGGAACCGGCAACGGCTACCTCCTGTGCGTCGACGCGAAGACGGGACGGCCTTGCGCAGACTTCGGCGAGAACGGGCGTGTGGACCTGACGGAGACGCTTCCCCGGGCGCCGCGCGGAGAGAGAGACTACCTGAACGCCCTGCTCTATTCAGTGCAGTCGGCTCCGTTGGTGATTCGGAACGTGGTCGTCACACCCGTGTCCATCGCCGACCGCAGGATCACCAAGGAAGCGGTCCCGGGCTGGATACGCGGCTGGGACGTTCGCACGGGCGAGGAGCTTTGGTCGTTCCACACCGTCCCGCAGGCGGGCGAGCTCGGGGTCGACACTTGGGAGGACGGTTCGTGGGAGTATTCCGGCAATACGAACGTTTGGAGCACCTACGCCGGTGACGAGGAACTCGGGCTCCTCTACGCCCCGACAGGCACCGCGACGAATGACTTCTATGGAGGTCACCGCCTCGGGTCGAATCTGTTTTCGGAGTCGCTGATCGCGATCGACGTCGAGACGGGCCAACGCGTCTGGCATTTCCAAGCGGTCCATCACGGTCTGTGGGACTACGACTTCCCGACGCACCCGAACCTCATCGACCTGAACGTCGGCGGCAGGGAGATCAAGGCGATCGCCCAAATATCGAAGCAGGGCTTCACCTACGTCTTCGACAGACTGACAGGCGAGCCCGTTTGGCCCATCGAGGAACGACGCGTCGATACCGAGACCAACGTGCCCGGCGAGGTGGTCTGGCCGACGCAACCCTTCCCG from Gemmatimonadota bacterium includes:
- a CDS encoding thiamine pyrophosphate-binding protein gives rise to the protein MRKTTKKSSAAPAHPSRRAFVKSAVLGAGATAALGTTGVGIGAQETDAEPITIPPEFEAAKKASLPNIDFPMTGAQVFARACHEEGVKALFCCPGNYPVVHAIADTGIPTYGGRHEGAMCHAADAFCRATGEVAATSGTEGPGFTNMICAIATANAARSPILVLASNKSVFAEDSEQGIQDAYQQPTTEGLRKYGKRMITPARVWEYAGYAFRQLKSGVPKPVHLDFPSEVARARFDDASELEYFFENTKYRTETKPHPDPAAIDAAAEMLRSAERPMIVSSNGVFYGRAWDALRELAEKAHIPVVESGATKGQFPADHELSACAAPGALRSADVVLLVGQYCMPTLGEFAFGPDTRYIRIDPAAEDIGRNLPIDLGIVSDEKAALEALTAAVPRQRRAEWVGEIAAARQAFETENEEYYQTGLGYTDAVHPAVIGKELADFIHRGDLPKDRTTIMQGGYGIARYTRRYLRAYRPGQIINGAYQYGAIGPDVGYAVGVAAAVRDGVGAQAGYEGHPVIAITGDAGFGFTGMEVETLSKHRLPVVIIVYNNNAWGTWQGQQNNQIGLPVHLFQENVRYDKMAEALGGHGEYVTTPGEFTPALERAYQVARDESRPAVINVQARKEFWLRSQPPGFLGKIEPGVMSYYH
- a CDS encoding c-type cytochrome; protein product: MNVVRLVCLILVAVGVPGVCGAQEHPAEPHKHPAGQALINPVDAIRASVTTGRQLYVFDCRQCHGNTGKGDGDMSHAGGVPSDFTDAVWQHGETDGEIFLVIKDGVSADMQGYDDQIPEEDIWHLVNYIKSLAPPREH
- a CDS encoding type II toxin-antitoxin system VapC family toxin; protein product: MSRYCLDTSAYSHFQRGDDRVIEILDRAEWLGVPVMTLGELRTGFLLGSQAEENESSLREFLANPVVEELPVDGDVSRHYAEIVVDLRRAGTPIPTNDIWIAATAARFGALVLTYRGHFRNIGRVGSVILDG
- a CDS encoding pyrroloquinoline quinone-dependent dehydrogenase, producing the protein MKNSWVFRRAVAAGLAALVCVAAPATAQYGTRGGEWRSYGGDVGGTKYSPLDQIDADNFSRLEQAWSWTTVDAMLSTELAGGEWTSSSVNIFDALQEQTPDLWRSDAHPLIVNLKATPLMVGGRLFFNTPLSIGVSLDAKTGEPLWVYNPKSYEDGTTSMTVIYNQRGVAYWTDGADDERVYWGTGNGYLLCVDAKTGRPCADFGENGRVDLTETLPRAPRGERDYLNALLYSVQSAPLVIRNVVVTPVSIADRRITKEAVPGWIRGWDVRTGEELWSFHTVPQAGELGVDTWEDGSWEYSGNTNVWSTYAGDEELGLLYAPTGTATNDFYGGHRLGSNLFSESLIAIDVETGQRVWHFQAVHHGLWDYDFPTHPNLIDLNVGGREIKAIAQISKQGFTYVFDRLTGEPVWPIEERRVDTETNVPGEVVWPTQPFPTKPAPFEYQGVSIDDLIDFTPELRQMAIEAIQPFRWGPLFEPISLHEEGGTQGTILRPGTGGGANWSGSAVDPETGILYVPSRSTFQMIHLYEPQEVFGDEASARYTHGGPGSGPRMPNGLPLFKPPYSRITAIDLNTGDHLWMQPNGNGDDVRNHEALRDLDLPPLGDRVARAGGPVLTKTLLIMGMETGGTDDGPQLVARNKMTGEIVGAIDVPAPVLGTPMTYMVDDEQYIAFTVRASPPRLLAFKLR